The following coding sequences lie in one Eremothecium sinecaudum strain ATCC 58844 chromosome IV, complete sequence genomic window:
- the ELP3 gene encoding Elongator subunit ELP3 (Syntenic homolog of Ashbya gossypii AGR201C; Syntenic homolog of Saccharomyces cerevisiae YPL086C (ELP3)): MAKKGKGERTNKQKLAPEKERFIQCCSDITLELIDSLTNGSTREINLNGLITKFSKQYKLKQQPRLTDIINSIPDQHKKYLLPKLKAKPVRTASGIAVVAVMCKPHRCPHIAYTGNICVYCPGGPDSDFEYSTQSYTGYEPTSMRAIRAKYDPYEQARGRIEQLKQLGHSIDKVEYIIMGGTFMSLPKEYREDFIVKLHNALSGFSGNILEEAIAYSQQSLTKCVGITIETRPDYCTRSHLDDMLNYGCTRLEVGVQSLYEDVARDTNRGHTVKSVCETFAVAKDAGYKVVSHMMPDLPNVGMERDIEQFKEYFENPAFRTDGLKIYPTLVIRGTGLYELWKTGRYQSYNANALVDLVARIMALVPPWTRIYRVQRDIPMPLVTSGVENGNLRELALARMKDFGTTCRDVRTREVGIQEVHRKVQPDQVELIRRDYYANGGWETFLSYEDPKQDILIGLLRLRKASKKYTYRKEFISQPTSIVRELHVYGSVVPLHSRDPRKFQHQGFGTLLMEEAERIAREEHGSQKISVISGVGVRNYYARLGYELDGPYMSKCLV, encoded by the coding sequence ATGGCGAAGAAGGGCAAAGGAGAAAGGACCAACAAGCAGAAACTTGCTCCCGAGAAGGAGCGTTTCATTCAATGTTGTTCTGATATTACTTTGGAACTCATAGATTCATTAACGAATGGCTCTACAAGAGAAATAAATCTGAATGGTTTGATTACAAAGTTTTCAAAGCAATACAAGTTGAAACAGCAGCCTAGGTTAACTGATATTATAAATTCCATTCCCGATCAGCATAAAAAGTATTTACTCCCTAAACTGAAGGCTAAACCTGTTCGAACGGCTTCCGGTATTGCAGTGGTAGCTGTGATGTGCAAACCACATCGTTGTCCACATATCGCATATACCGGTAATATATGTGTTTACTGTCCTGGTGGACCAGATTCTGATTTTGAATATTCTACACAGTCATACACTGGTTATGAACCGACCTCTATGCGTGCTATAAGAGCCAAATATGATCCGTATGAACAAGCTCGTGGTAGAATAGAGCAGTTAAAGCAGCTTGGTCATTCTATAGACAAGGTGGAGTATATTATTATGGGTGGTACTTTTATGTCCCTTCCTAAAGAATACCGTGAAGACTTTATTGTTAAGCTGCATAATGCGCTTTCTGGATTTAGTGGTAATATTCTTGAGGAAGCCATTGCATATTCCCAGCAATCATTAACAAAGTGTGTTGGTATTACAATCGAGACTAGACCAGATTACTGTACAAGGTCTCATTTGGATGATATGCTCAATTATGGCTGTACAAGGTTGGAAGTCGGCGTGCAGTCGTTATATGAAGATGTGGCTCGTGATACTAATAGAGGTCATACAGTTAAATCTGTATGTGAAACGTTTGCTGTTGCGAAGGATGCTGGTTATAAAGTTGTTTCTCATATGATGCCTGACTTGCCAAATGTTGGTATGGAAAGAGATATAGAACAGTTTAAAGAATATTTCGAGAATCCAGCTTTCAGAACCGATGGGTTGAAAATATATCCAACACTAGTTATAAGAGGTACAGGTCTCTATGAACTCTGGAAAACGGGTAGGTATCAGTCTTACAATGCTAATGCACTAGTGGATTTAGTAGCTCGTATAATGGCTCTGGTTCCTCCTTGGACAAGAATCTACCGTGTGCAGAGAGATATTCCAATGCCGCTAGTGACTTCAGGTGTCGAAAATGGTAACCTGAGAGAACTTGCATTAGCTAGAATGAAGGATTTTGGTACTACATGTAGAGATGTACGTACCAGAGAAGTTGGTATTCAAGAAGTACACCGTAAGGTCCAACCAGACCAAGTGGAGCTCATCAGAAGGGACTACTATGCTAATGGTGGGTGGGAAACATTCTTGTCCTATGAAGATCCAAAACAAGACATTTTAATTGGTTTATTAAGGCTGAGAAAGGCTTCAAAAAAGTATACATATAGGAAGGAATTTATATCTCAGCCCACATCTATTGTGAGAGAGCTGCATGTTTATGGCTCAGTTGTACCACTGCATTCCAGAGACCCAAGGAAATTCCAGCATCAAGGCTTCGGTACATTGTTGATGGAAGAGGCTGAAAGGATTGCTCGAGAAGAACACGGTTCTCAAAAAATCTCTGTTATTTCTGGTGTTGGAGTAAGGAACTATTATGCCAGGTTAGGCTACGAACTTGATGGTCCTTATATGTCTAAGTGTTTGGTGTAA